DNA sequence from the Cucumis melo cultivar AY chromosome 6, USDA_Cmelo_AY_1.0, whole genome shotgun sequence genome:
CCCGGTAATCTCAACCTTCAAAAgtaatttagaaaaaaagaagcatCACTTAAATCTCATTTTCGTCCTTAAACAGGTATACAAGTACTTGTTAAAAACATTTGACATTTTGTATGACGATCAGGgttatcttcttctttcttcactTCCATGTGTGCTCGCACACATATATATCtatttctaaaatagtaaaataaacaaaaatatttatgaaatatagcaaaatacTAGACTATCTACGACAAATGATAGTTTGgaaattttgttatgtttgtacCGTAATTTTGCtatgtttgtaaatattttcaaaaattgtcATTCAAAACTgtatcttttatatatatatatatatggaccAGAGAGATCATGCCCCCTATACAATTTTTAGATATAGTAATATGAAATATAGTTATATAACCATAAAATATATAGTTACTCCATATTTAGAACATTTTCTATAAAAGAGAATGTGTCGTATTTGTAAAATTGTATGAAGCACAGCTATTTGACCATTAAGATTGGCGAAGACAAATGGACAAATAACAATATTGAAACTATAGTCTTATCCGGTGCACTTGTATTTACCAAAGTAATATGGATTTTTCCATTTGACAATCTATAAGTTCGCCTTTACAAACATATCGATTTGGTTTCAAATTCAAATGTTAGTCCACTtaagttgcaaaaataacaaTATCAGAATATCGATTTATGACTTTAAGGAATGTTAAAAAAGTACACTACAACtataagaagaaaaataaacttcttaaaaaataattgacACGACAATGTTTTGAAAGAGTTggtttaatttgtttattttttttcgatCTTAAGGTTCCTTTACATTTATGgtattttgttcatttttttaaagtttgaaGTTCATGACAAGAAGTTTATCGCAGTAGGAGTTTGCCATTTGTTGCAACATTAGATTGAGTTTAAGAGTGAACACAAAGTAATCACCTGTCATATTCGAAACCACTTACAAATATAGTTtaaattattctttctttttatgaTATGAAAATTGCATGTAAAAGTGTACTaactaaatatcaaattaatTTTAGTGATTCTCTCGTGTTTATTTTGAATAAGACAATgatttaacaattttaaaatcattttcaaacatgaaaaaaaaaaaaaaattccattcGTTTTTTTTTCCGTTTAAATCAAGTGTTATATAACCactttaaaaaaggaaaaacaaattaACCATCTGAACAAAACAAGTGATCCACAAAAACcaacttaaaaaaagaaaatcacaaaaCTTGAGAAGCAGTTGGCAAAATGTACTTTTAATAAATGAGAACTATTGTTGAAGCATCTATGAGATTCTAAAGGAGGGAAGTAAAACAAAGTAAATCACATAGAACTTAAAAACTCAAGCTAACTCAAGCTTGGGAGCTTCATTTGAAGTAGAAATAACTCCAAAGAACTATTTATGGCTCTATACTACAAAACAAAACCACTAAGTGTCAAAGTCAGAATgcaaatttataaataaaagaatCCACCAATGTTTCTCTTTGAAGCACACACTTGCATTACAAATCCCCTTCCCCTTCTTCCCTCCATACATACACTTTTCAAGCACATCATACAAACTCCAACTGCCCTTTTCCAAACACATTGCCTTCTTCCTAACTGTTGTCGCATTCCCGTATCCAAATCTCTATTAGTACATAATTAAAACCAAAGGCTAATAAAGGTCAGGAACATCTTGTCTTTTAATTCGATACCACGTCGTTTCCAGGAAAGCAGTAACAAACTACCCGTTGATGCTTCACAGAGATTGCGAGTATTGCGGGACAGAAAAATAAATCAGACTTTTAGGCTACTACAGAATCAAAAggaaagatagaaaaagaaaaaaaagaagagaaaagaaaagatgagAGAATACAGGCAGACAAAGGATGGTGTCATGTTTTCACAACTAGAATTTCGCTCATAATATCGAGCATGCTTTCTGAGCTTtgctcttctttttcttctgcTTTGGAGGTTGAAGTACAACCCTAattgctgcatcaaaaactcCCTTCACATTCTGTGGTTACATCATgttcaaaatcaaattaataatCCATAAACTACAATTCCAAGTCACTCACAAACAAATACGAATACCTGCTGAGTTTTTGAGCTGCACTCGATGTATGCTGGAGCTCCAATCAGCTTTCTAAGCTCCTCTCCCTTGACATTGACATCAAAAACCAAATTATATACACACGGGAAGAATAGCTTGAAAATAAAAGACCAATTAAGACGATCATTTACCTGAGCTGTTGAAATAGGAACTGCGCCAGGATGATCAATAAAGAACTGCTTATCATCTCGAAGATCTAGCTCATGAAAAATCAACATCAGTGATAAGTAATCCAGGGAAGTCATTGATGGCAATATTAGCACATTAAATACAAATATGAAGACCACATAAATGCATCCCATCACAGAATTGGAGAACCAAAATCAATACCATTAATTAGTATAAATTTATCTTAATCAGCTGTATTATGTTAACTCAACTCTGAAGTAGGATATCACAATTTAATTAAGCATGAAACACAATTCCATCACCAATATCAATTGCATTTCACCTTCTAGCATACATGTTTTAATGAAACTCGTTCTCTCTTCTCTAATCCGATAAATGAAATCTAGTAACCACATGACAGTTTAGCTTCAACCATGCAACATGATGATAATGGCAGAGGATAAGTCCTAATATGATTTGGATTCCAAACATTTTGCATTCTTGACAACATACTACTCCAGGACTAGCATCTAGACAGCAAAGCAACATTCTCATTTATAATACAACTTACAtacttgtttttttaaaatatcattgAATGTCCAACCTAGTTTGTTCAGGCcacaacattttaaaattttagaaaaggGTGCTTTTAAGTCTTAATAATATGATGTATCCTTTCTagggttttaattttttaaaaatataattattctaCTTCAGACTTTCACTGCTCTGGCTAATCAGAAGAGTCCTCTTCCTCCCAATTTGTACTCTCCTTTTAAATATGAACAACAATACTACTTCCTTCAGGAAAGCAATAATAGTCATAAAAAAAGGTTTAAAATACACCAACCTTGTAACTTGACACTAGAAATTACGAAGAGAGTATCTTCCACCCCATTTGTACTCTCCCTTTAGTGTGAACAACAATACTATCCCTCGggaaacaaatataaaaaagattcaaaattacACTATCCTTGTAACTTGACACTAAAAATTACGAAGAGAAGAGAGGTTGAAGGATCCTAACTATGTCTCAACAGAGAAAGTATACCAACAAACTGTTCTACAAGCCTTGAAAGCTTGCTCAAAATACACATGAAGATACCAGATGACCAACACCAacacaaataaattaaaagccCAAGAGAGGTTCAGACTCTCTAAATGTGCAATAAATAATAACgatgaggaaaaagaaaaaaaatactggGTAGCCATCCCAAAGAAAATGAACAAACGCACATGAACCCTAGATTCTTAAAATGAACAAACGCTCCCACCACAGATAAACTAAGAAGGCCCCAAGGACATGGATTATACTATATTTCGTTTTGCAGCTTTGCAGAGTACTTGGTGCAGATTGCTCCACACGATCTTTACAGCCAACTGCCAGAGGATTGAGGATTTCAAAGGCATTGGTGCAGCTCGTTCTTTGTCGTTGAAGGAGGACTTTAAGCGCAATTGAACTCTTGATCACACTACAGTTTGTTGGAGAGTAACAAAGATATTTTGGGATATGGTGGTGGATGGGTCTGAGGTTTAAAGTCATACACACTTGAATTATTCATTCTAGAGCCTATATTACTGAAACTTTTAAACACCTTTTCCTTTCATTGCCAAATTTTTCGAGTGTTGACTAGTAGCCACAGTTCTTGCATGCAGGCCTTTCATCTTTGGGGGTGGGTTTGTTTTTGGAGTTTCAGCTCTTCTAACTGCTCAATTCAGAAGAACTTAGTTTACACTTGCACTTGCCTATAATTTTCCAACTCCCACGAAATGCATTTATTTGTAATAGTAATCCAAGATGGGCAATCAAAAGCGACAACACACATTACTTATCAAGTTATCAGCCCAGGCATTCAATAGTCAGATGATACTTAACAGATTTAGAATGAAAGCATAtttcttcaaacgagacatgttaTTCTCTTTATAAGATATCAAACTGAGAAATGATGCCACGGCTTAGACATTATCTAGAAACTACATTGACAAATAACAAGCCAAAGCCTAAGAAGAAGCAAATAAcgaaaagattaaaaaaacataaggaagaaaaaacttTACCAAGCTTAGTTCCAACCAGAACAATAGGCACTCCAGGAGCATAATGCTTCAACTCTGGAATCCACTGGAAATTATGCCAAAAAGATTGAAATAAAGCATCACTAACTATATATTGGGAACTAAAAAAAGCATTCTGTCATAAGGAAACGTATTACCATCTGATATTTTACCTTTTTAGAAACATTTTCATAGCTGGCCTTGCTAATGAGAGAGAATGCCAATATAAAAACATCTGCCCCACGATAACTCAAAGGCCTTAGCCGGTTATAATCCTCCTGTCCTGTTACGTACAATAACAAATTCAACCCAAGAAAGAAAGTAGTAACACAACACTAGAAAAACAAAAAGCGAATAGATTAGAAAAATACCGGCTGTATCCCACAACCCTAGGTTAACAGTGCTCCCATTCA
Encoded proteins:
- the LOC103490679 gene encoding rac-like GTP-binding protein ARAC1 gives rise to the protein MSASRFIKCVTVGDGAVGKTCLLISYTSNTFPTDYVPTVFDNFSANVVVNGSTVNLGLWDTAGQEDYNRLRPLSYRGADVFILAFSLISKASYENVSKKWIPELKHYAPGVPIVLVGTKLDLRDDKQFFIDHPGAVPISTAQGEELRKLIGAPAYIECSSKTQQNVKGVFDAAIRVVLQPPKQKKKKSKAQKACSIL